A genome region from Phaenicophaeus curvirostris isolate KB17595 chromosome 10, BPBGC_Pcur_1.0, whole genome shotgun sequence includes the following:
- the DTYMK gene encoding thymidylate kinase, translating to MAARRGALIVLEGVDRAGKSTQGRRLVEALRDGGHRAELLRFPERSTEIGQLISSYLGKEKNLEDHTVHLLFSANRWEHVPLMKEKLHQGVTLVVDRYAFSGVAFTSAKENFCLDWCKQPDVGLPKPDLILFLQLSPKEAAERGDFGNERYENSSFQEKVLQSFHHLMKDKTLNWKTMDASKSIEDLHQEIRSIAEETMQEVQNKPLGELWK from the exons AtggcggcgcggcggggggCGCTGATCGTGCTGGAGGGGGTGGATCGCGCCGGGAAGAGCACGCAGGGGCGGCGGCTCGTGGAGGCGCTGAGGGACGGCGGGCACCGCGCCGAGCTGCTCCGCTTCCCCG AGAGGAGCACGGAGATCGGGCAGCTGATCAGCTCCTacctggggaaggagaagaacctggagGACCACACCGTTCACCTGCTTTTCTCCGCCAACCGCTGGGAACACGT ACCTTTGATGAAAGAGAAACTGCACCAGGGGGTCACGCTTGTGGTTGACAGATACGCCTTCTCTGGAGTGGCCTTCACAAGTGCCAAAGAG AACTTCTGCCTGGACTGGTGCAAACAGCCCGATGTTGGACTCCCAAAGCCAGATCTGATCCTGTTTCTTCAGTTAAGCCCAAAAGAAGCAGCGGAACGCGGGGACTTTGGAAATGAACGTTATGAGAACAGCTCCTTCCAAGAGAAAGTTCTACAGTCCTTCCATCACCTGATGAAGGACAAGACATTGAACTGGAAG ACAATGGATGCTTCAAAGAGCATAGAAGACTTGCACCAAGAAATCAGGTCCATTGCAGAGGAAACCATGCAGGAGGTGCAGAATAAACCTTTGGGAGAACTCTGGAAATAA
- the ATG4B gene encoding cysteine protease ATG4B produces MDAATLTYDTLRFEYEDFPETKEPVWILGRKYSVFTEKEEILLDVTSRLWFTYRKNFPAIGGTGPTSDTGWGCMLRCGQMIFAQALVCRHLGRDWRWIKGKRQTDNYFNVLNAFIDKKDSYYSIHQIAQMGVGEGKSIGQWYGPNTVAQVLKKLATFDTWSSLAVHIAMDNTVVMEEIRRLCQSSFPCAGAAACSALESDVLYNGCPGDVGVRDQLSLWKPLVLLIPLRLGLTEINEAYIETLKHCFMMPQSLGVIGGKPNSAHYFIGYVGEELIYLDPHTTQPAVEPNDSSCLPDESFHCQHPPCRMSIAELDPSIAVGFFCHTEEDFNDWCQQIKKLSLVRGALPMFELVERQPSHFSNPDVVNLTPDSSDADRLERFFDSEDEDFEILSL; encoded by the exons atggACGCAG ccactcttacCTATGACACTCTCAGGTTCGAATACGAAGACTTCCCCGAGACCAAAGAGCCCGTCTGGATCCTTGGTCGGAAATACAGTGTCTTTACGG agaaagaagagatccTGTTGGATGTGACCTCTCGGCTTTGGTTCACCTACAGAAAGAACTTCCCTGCTATCG GAGGAACCGGTCCCACATCGGATACTGGCTGGGGCTGCATGTTGCGGTGTGGCCAGATGATCTTTGCTCAGGCCTTGGTCTGCAGACATTTGGGAAGAG ACTGGAGGTGGATAAAAGGGAAGAGGCAGACAGATAATTACTTCAACGTTCTTAATGCCTTCATTGACAAAAAAGATAGCTACTACTCCATTCACCAGATAG CCCAGATGGGAGTTGGAGAGGGAAAATCCATAGGGCAGTGGTACGGACCAAACACAGTCGCACAAGTGCTCAA GAAACTTGCAACTTTTGATACCTGGAGTTCCCTGGCGGTCCATATAGCCATGGACAACACTGTAGTGATGGAAGAAATCC GGCGGTTGTGCCAGTCCAGTTTCCCATGTGCTGGAGCTGCAGCGTGCTCAGCTCTGGAGTCAGACGTGCTCTACAACGGGTGCCCAGGGGATGTGGGGGTCAGAGATCAACTCTCCCTGTGGAAACCATTGGTGCTGCTGATACCTCTCCGCCTTGGGCTCACAGAGATCAATGAAGCCTACATTGAAACACTAAAG CACTGCTTCATGATGCCCCAGTCCCTGGGAGTGATCGGAGGGAAACCAAACAGTGCTCACTACTTCATTGGCTATGTCG GTGAGGAGCTCATTTACCTGGATCCCCACACTACGCAGCCTGCAGTGGAGCCCAACGACAGCAGCTGCCTCCCCGACGAGAGCTTCCACTGCCAGCACCCTCCCTGCAGAATGAGCATCGCCGAGCTCGACCCCTCCATCGCAGTG GGCTTTTTCTGCCACACAGAGGAAGACTTTAATGACTGGTGCCAGCAAATCAAAAAG CTGTCCCTGGTAAGAGGAGCGCTGCCCATGTTTGAACTGGTCGAACGTCAGCCGTCACATTTCTCCAACCCCGATGTCGTGAATCTCACACCAG ACTCCTCCGATGCCGACAGATTGGAAAGGTTCTTTGACTCAGAAGACGAAGACTTCGAAATCCTATCCCTTTGA